Proteins from a single region of Hordeum vulgare subsp. vulgare chromosome 6H, MorexV3_pseudomolecules_assembly, whole genome shotgun sequence:
- the LOC123405540 gene encoding uncharacterized protein ycf45-like gives MTGKTVGLVVGRDDEIDCVISILCRKTKNYAAARWLVPPCEGGGPAPSRRCRGAFLAPIACRLRADFGGDNRAGISRTLHRISAIRNRQGDIVGLTCRVGRAVPGSANLLQDLVKAGGSLLLIGPPGVGKTTVIREIARMLADDYDKRVMIVDTSNEIAGDGDIPHPGIGNGHRLQVPIQEMQHKVCSIEFNTLLPCEVCTIVYVRIVLLTRLLLGIDTHA, from the exons ATGACCGGCAAGACAGTCGGACTGGTTGTCGGCCGTGATGATGAGATTGACTGCGTTATTTCCATCCTCTGCCGCAAGACCAAGAACTACGCTGCGGCGCGCTGGTTGGTCCCTCCGTGCGAGGGGGGAGGGCCAGCACCTTCCCGTCGCTGTCGCGGGGCGTTCTTGGCTCCGATCGCTTGCCGGCTCCGGGCAG ATTTTGGAGGGGACAATCGTGCCGGGATTAGCCGGACGCTGCACCGGATCAGCGCGATTAGGAACAGGCAGGGAGACATTGTAGGACTGACCTGCCGCGTCGGGAGGGCTGTGCCCGGAAGTGCTAATTTGCTTCAGGATTTGGTGAAGGCTGGTGGGTCGTTGTTGCTCATCGGCCCACCAGGGGTGGGGAAGACAACTGTCATAAG AGAAATTGCACGAATGCTAGCAGATGACTACGATAAGCGGGTGATGATTGTTGATACATCCAATGAGATAGCTGGAGATGGCGACATTCCTCACCCAGGAATAGGCAATGGCCATAGGTTGCAAGTGCCTATCCAAGAAATGCAGCATAAGGTTTGCTCTATTGAGTTTAATACCTTGCTGCCTTGTGAAGTGTGCACAATCGTATATGTTCGTATTGTACTGCTCACAAGACTATTGCTCGGCATTGACACACATGCTTAA